A region from the Oligoflexus sp. genome encodes:
- a CDS encoding Hint domain-containing protein, with translation MGRKFLSLGSERGDASIFLSMILALSVGTAVYYNMDKLNQTLKSSKVTGQKQKAETRNISGLSTATALMNFSGTESNDPDSLPYIYPDPYLGGGKTIGTPRLAPSVSTWSFANMNLDVASPADGELTPESFAAYVKGGERPKLSSHSKIRFVKPIFDKDNKQHIRQYEVEVTSQSFDNQQLVNKATIDVPTPLAPKCILRSADGQNRFQPNAPIRLELVVSGVTEEAYVPVSAEAIMSPLGVTKNHTKAGLETRAGSVRFMNTVVHQWTATAPRPLVAVDGQTDVEFITYAYLKKVDLGNADGEYCSFRYYVAPPAFCKLWTDKASVPPGQCVNITSEYEGPVQPNSLVMSATDPTGKPISGLTQNGGNGTFCTPASSTYSTGTSVPPVKASAYSAAVGVLTVDQRKALWEELDKLKSDLQRLFNNSGGGKGGGKGGGKGGDGDDSEVDFTVLQSMSIKQFNDLWSLDPSDLTDMSSVDLSTFTYLSTLTPEQQDALKAMDEKDFKDMKSMTQRSLKSITLLATVDPAVLANLESYDSKLLQAYVGGQLDAAANAAASPVNYRLLGTVTALDGTKNSCIVHVTAGTNKCPFFGSQFPNYSQTQTLTVVSGGNVGTMNFDFKPYKPNWEVAGVATSPTKVEACPTGARCFAVDIGGNRTPFTIVDSADSASCNATTNLRVDLGCFEANTKIRMGDGSEKPIRQLKENDLVWNPIRQKAMAIKRVTPGPEKLPLWSIETASGIVRVTSKHPFLTPAGIRPAEDLKAGDRILGAKGEELIRSVAADKEAPAEWVWNFEIATDSKEPADHAILADGVVTGDLYLQEQLGHSLTGKLSELKP, from the coding sequence ATGGGTCGTAAGTTTTTGAGCCTTGGGAGCGAGCGAGGGGATGCATCCATCTTCCTTTCCATGATCCTTGCCCTCAGTGTAGGGACAGCGGTCTACTACAATATGGATAAGCTGAACCAGACGCTGAAATCGTCGAAGGTCACCGGCCAGAAGCAGAAGGCCGAGACGCGCAATATCTCGGGTCTGTCGACAGCGACGGCGCTCATGAACTTTTCAGGCACAGAGTCGAATGATCCAGACTCCCTGCCCTATATCTATCCCGATCCTTATCTGGGTGGCGGTAAAACCATCGGTACACCGCGCCTCGCGCCCAGTGTTTCGACCTGGTCGTTTGCCAACATGAACCTTGACGTGGCGAGCCCGGCTGATGGAGAGCTGACGCCCGAAAGCTTTGCTGCCTATGTGAAAGGTGGCGAGCGTCCGAAGCTGAGCAGTCACTCCAAGATCCGTTTCGTCAAGCCGATCTTTGATAAGGACAACAAACAGCATATCAGGCAATACGAGGTTGAAGTCACCAGCCAGTCCTTCGACAATCAGCAGCTGGTGAACAAGGCCACCATCGACGTTCCAACGCCTCTGGCACCGAAATGCATACTGCGCAGCGCCGATGGCCAGAACAGATTCCAGCCGAACGCACCCATCAGGTTGGAATTGGTGGTGTCCGGAGTTACGGAGGAAGCCTACGTTCCCGTATCAGCAGAGGCGATCATGTCGCCTCTGGGCGTAACGAAGAACCATACAAAGGCGGGCCTGGAAACACGGGCAGGGAGCGTACGCTTCATGAATACCGTGGTTCACCAATGGACGGCCACCGCTCCGCGTCCTCTGGTGGCTGTCGATGGCCAGACCGATGTTGAATTCATAACCTACGCCTATCTGAAAAAGGTCGACCTCGGGAATGCGGATGGCGAATACTGCAGCTTCCGTTACTACGTTGCGCCTCCTGCTTTCTGTAAACTTTGGACTGACAAAGCCAGCGTGCCTCCGGGCCAATGCGTGAATATCACCTCGGAGTACGAAGGTCCCGTCCAGCCCAACTCGCTGGTCATGTCGGCGACCGATCCTACGGGCAAGCCCATCAGTGGTCTGACCCAGAACGGAGGCAACGGAACATTCTGCACGCCGGCATCGAGCACATACAGCACCGGGACTTCCGTACCTCCCGTCAAGGCTTCGGCTTACTCAGCGGCCGTGGGCGTGCTGACTGTGGATCAAAGAAAAGCTCTGTGGGAGGAGCTGGATAAGCTGAAATCTGATCTGCAGCGTCTCTTCAATAATTCGGGCGGCGGCAAAGGCGGCGGCAAAGGCGGCGGCAAAGGCGGAGACGGCGACGACTCCGAAGTGGACTTTACAGTCCTCCAGAGCATGTCCATCAAGCAGTTCAACGATCTTTGGAGCCTTGACCCCAGCGACTTGACGGACATGAGTTCTGTCGATCTGAGCACGTTCACATATCTTTCCACCCTGACGCCTGAACAGCAGGATGCTCTGAAAGCCATGGATGAAAAAGACTTCAAAGACATGAAATCCATGACGCAGAGAAGTCTGAAATCCATCACGCTTCTGGCGACCGTGGATCCCGCAGTTCTCGCGAACCTTGAATCGTATGATTCGAAATTGCTCCAGGCCTATGTCGGCGGTCAGCTGGATGCGGCTGCGAATGCAGCGGCCAGCCCTGTGAATTATAGGCTATTGGGTACGGTGACGGCCTTGGACGGAACCAAGAACAGCTGTATCGTTCACGTTACGGCCGGCACGAACAAGTGCCCCTTCTTCGGTTCTCAGTTTCCTAACTACAGCCAGACTCAAACGCTGACCGTCGTCTCCGGCGGCAACGTCGGCACGATGAACTTTGACTTCAAACCTTATAAACCCAACTGGGAAGTGGCCGGTGTCGCAACCTCGCCCACCAAGGTGGAGGCCTGTCCCACCGGGGCCCGTTGCTTCGCGGTGGATATTGGCGGCAACCGTACGCCTTTCACGATCGTGGATTCAGCCGATTCCGCTTCGTGCAACGCCACCACCAACCTGCGCGTTGACCTTGGCTGCTTCGAGGCCAACACGAAAATCCGCATGGGTGATGGCAGCGAAAAACCCATTCGCCAGCTGAAAGAGAATGATTTGGTCTGGAATCCCATTCGGCAGAAGGCCATGGCTATCAAACGCGTGACGCCAGGTCCTGAAAAACTGCCTCTCTGGTCGATTGAAACGGCCAGCGGCATCGTCCGGGTCACGTCCAAACACCCCTTTCTGACTCCCGCTGGCATTCGTCCGGCAGAGGACCTGAAAGCGGGAGACCGAATTCTCGGGGCCAAGGGTGAAGAGCTGATTCGCTCGGTGGCCGCGGACAAGGAAGCACCCGCGGAATGGGTCTGGAACTTCGAGATCGCAACCGATTCTAAAGAGCCGGCTGATCATGCTATCCTTGCTGATGGAGTTGTCACGGGCGACCTTTATCTCCAGGAACAGCTGGGCCATTCTTTAACGGGCAAGCTGTCCGAGCTTAAGCCTTAA
- a CDS encoding PulJ/GspJ family protein, producing MKTKLKDSEAGMTLVEMVISIAIGSVLAFGGYQMLVRSQKYLAYKKIDQVTQTEVEQLLSIIKKDWDYRMRESQPSIPGSGQEMLNAAGASCGPGGTICPKLRLWIRRMVNGVSVIDKVTIENICQTPGTKEMVSFVSGLDYAGSFNASCHRCPRGQVPAVRITGVNNATGIALLAAENRIFPQNVANENLTKMNRDNVLGMQACFSQAAADAAMTVDVRAVIRDQSSTSLRLVKKNQVYPFENFAGIRLEQ from the coding sequence ATGAAGACGAAACTTAAGGATAGCGAAGCCGGTATGACCCTGGTGGAAATGGTGATCAGCATCGCCATTGGCAGCGTATTGGCCTTTGGTGGCTATCAGATGCTGGTGCGTTCGCAGAAATATCTCGCCTACAAAAAAATCGACCAGGTCACGCAAACCGAAGTCGAGCAGCTGCTGTCCATCATAAAAAAGGACTGGGACTATCGCATGCGGGAGTCCCAGCCGAGTATTCCCGGCAGCGGCCAGGAAATGCTGAACGCCGCTGGGGCCAGCTGCGGTCCAGGCGGCACGATTTGCCCTAAATTGAGGCTGTGGATTCGCCGGATGGTGAATGGCGTCTCGGTCATCGACAAGGTCACCATTGAGAACATCTGTCAAACTCCTGGGACCAAAGAGATGGTGAGCTTCGTCTCGGGGCTCGACTATGCAGGCAGTTTCAACGCGAGCTGCCATAGATGCCCCAGGGGGCAGGTGCCCGCGGTCAGGATCACCGGCGTGAACAATGCCACGGGCATCGCGCTTTTGGCCGCAGAAAACCGCATCTTTCCACAGAACGTCGCCAATGAAAACCTCACGAAAATGAACCGGGATAACGTCCTGGGCATGCAGGCCTGCTTCAGTCAGGCGGCCGCCGATGCCGCCATGACTGTTGACGTGCGGGCCGTGATTCGTGATCAATCGTCCACCTCGCTCAGGCTTGTGAAAAAGAATCAGGTCTATCCCTTTGAAAACTTCGCTGGAATTCGACTGGAGCAGTAA
- a CDS encoding 7TM diverse intracellular signaling domain-containing protein — translation MRKAASARFRVLGLLLSLISQTLHAQMQSLSATKLQENEILEIRGEWDFFWGEWIEAGDERPAPQKAASARSWSHDLDPGLKTGQGYASYRLVLTDLEPRMDGYSLAIRSASVAMKFMMYPRHKPEKIRVVTAGRVGTSMNEEIPQLRATHIRFFPEPDEKEWVVLLHVSNFHYSRGGLWTGPLLSHGNFAEFRLTEDRELLLFCLGMITVIGVYNIVLFIRRPSDKPTLMLALFCAVVCLRSCVADNLIAWYIPALDARLYHMKYLLEYATMVLGPLACISFLHFSFAACSLPRFYRFVVNLSLLAGLVILTLDTYTRSLLLVPIQLVIVVQITFGLTVVTRAVIQRRHEALLAASGCFILSGCVFYDILVTFNIFSQPYLTSIGMSFFVFMQSQVVAQRFAKAFRVAEHLSERLKDEVDRQTLELRSIMENIPQGVFIMLADRTIQRHYSRELEMLLGEQNLAGRLALPMLFQNSKLTDEDRSIIDSILVSIFHEPLFVWELNLPNLPQEFKRFEGDAQQTFTMEWHPIVNRDGLVDRVLVTLRNVTEIRGLQASLRKDQEAFACLLEIVQIAPDRFRDFMQQSQDMLRRAQFDTHESDFLLMQRKVLMRLHTWKGLARSLHMKSLTSSIHDAEKILSGISAHDRSLVTAELDALTNKLSAYEKVGTERLGHMSSLAPSQVMSAEMKDLLGAWYRYHYEAGAAQRQALDQAMERYVKSLPDITTGQLLDTLQSEMDSLARDLDKPIAVLERQGLMEEPLPPLLFRSLGYALQHLLRNSLDHGLESAAERKAKGKAAEGRITIAFAIRNGILEMDYRDDGRGLDLQKVRRKAEELGLVSPRTPLRPEDIAPFIFVPGFSTKGEASMISGRGIGMDAVRLLVEESGGTIALIPDQADQSVQAFHLRASWPIEMLISEAS, via the coding sequence ATGCGCAAAGCTGCAAGTGCCCGTTTCAGGGTGCTTGGTCTGCTTTTGTCGCTTATATCCCAAACCCTTCACGCCCAAATGCAAAGCCTCTCCGCGACCAAGCTCCAGGAGAACGAGATCCTCGAAATACGAGGCGAATGGGATTTTTTCTGGGGTGAATGGATCGAGGCCGGCGACGAGCGTCCGGCTCCCCAGAAGGCAGCAAGCGCCAGGTCCTGGTCCCACGATCTGGATCCAGGGTTAAAGACTGGTCAGGGTTATGCCAGCTACCGGCTGGTCCTGACCGACCTGGAGCCTCGTATGGACGGCTATTCACTGGCCATTCGCAGCGCTTCCGTCGCCATGAAGTTCATGATGTACCCCAGGCACAAACCTGAAAAAATCCGTGTGGTCACAGCCGGGCGAGTCGGTACCTCGATGAACGAGGAAATTCCACAGCTGCGTGCCACCCATATCCGCTTTTTTCCCGAGCCGGATGAAAAAGAGTGGGTGGTTCTGCTCCATGTCTCGAACTTTCATTACAGCCGCGGAGGACTCTGGACGGGTCCGCTCCTGAGTCATGGGAACTTCGCTGAGTTCCGTCTGACCGAAGATCGCGAACTGCTGCTTTTCTGCCTCGGCATGATCACTGTGATCGGTGTTTATAACATCGTACTCTTCATCAGGCGACCCTCCGACAAACCGACTTTGATGCTGGCGCTCTTTTGCGCGGTGGTCTGCCTTCGCTCCTGCGTCGCGGATAACCTGATCGCCTGGTACATACCTGCCCTGGATGCACGCCTCTATCATATGAAATACCTTCTGGAATATGCGACCATGGTCCTCGGGCCCCTGGCCTGCATCAGCTTTCTTCATTTCTCGTTCGCGGCCTGCTCTTTGCCCAGGTTCTATCGCTTCGTGGTCAATCTCAGCCTTCTGGCAGGACTGGTGATTCTGACTTTGGATACCTACACGCGATCCCTGCTCCTCGTGCCCATCCAGCTGGTCATCGTCGTTCAAATCACCTTTGGTCTGACCGTTGTCACCCGTGCCGTGATTCAGCGCCGGCATGAAGCCCTGCTGGCGGCGAGCGGCTGCTTCATCCTGTCAGGCTGCGTGTTCTATGATATCCTCGTCACCTTCAACATCTTTTCGCAACCTTACCTGACGTCGATCGGCATGTCGTTTTTCGTCTTCATGCAGAGCCAGGTCGTGGCGCAGCGCTTTGCCAAGGCCTTCCGCGTGGCTGAGCATTTGAGTGAAAGACTGAAGGACGAAGTCGATCGGCAGACTCTGGAACTGCGCTCCATCATGGAAAACATTCCGCAGGGCGTCTTCATCATGCTGGCCGATCGCACGATCCAGCGGCATTATTCGCGGGAACTGGAGATGCTCCTGGGTGAACAGAACCTGGCCGGCCGACTGGCCCTGCCTATGCTCTTTCAAAATTCCAAACTCACCGACGAGGATCGCTCGATCATCGACAGCATCCTGGTCAGTATCTTTCACGAGCCTCTTTTCGTTTGGGAACTCAATCTGCCCAACCTTCCGCAGGAATTCAAAAGGTTCGAAGGGGATGCCCAGCAGACCTTCACCATGGAATGGCATCCGATCGTGAATCGGGACGGGCTGGTCGATCGGGTTCTTGTAACCCTCCGCAACGTCACGGAAATTAGGGGTCTGCAGGCCTCGCTGCGCAAGGACCAGGAGGCCTTTGCCTGCCTGCTCGAAATCGTGCAGATCGCACCGGATCGCTTCCGCGATTTCATGCAGCAAAGCCAGGATATGCTTCGTCGCGCGCAATTCGATACCCACGAAAGCGATTTCCTCCTGATGCAGCGCAAGGTTCTGATGCGCCTTCATACCTGGAAGGGTCTTGCGCGAAGTCTTCACATGAAGTCTCTCACGTCGAGCATTCATGATGCGGAGAAGATCCTGAGCGGGATCTCAGCTCATGATCGGTCGCTGGTCACGGCGGAGCTGGACGCTCTCACCAACAAGCTGAGCGCCTATGAAAAGGTCGGCACGGAACGGCTCGGGCATATGTCGAGCCTCGCTCCATCCCAAGTCATGAGCGCAGAAATGAAAGACCTCCTGGGCGCCTGGTACCGTTATCACTACGAAGCGGGCGCAGCCCAGCGGCAGGCACTGGATCAGGCCATGGAGCGTTATGTGAAGTCGCTGCCCGATATCACCACGGGCCAGCTTCTCGACACGCTGCAGAGTGAAATGGACAGCCTCGCCAGGGATTTGGACAAACCCATCGCGGTTCTGGAACGACAAGGTCTTATGGAAGAGCCTCTGCCGCCGTTGCTGTTCCGAAGCCTTGGTTATGCGCTGCAGCATCTTCTCAGAAATTCCTTGGATCATGGTCTGGAATCAGCTGCGGAACGCAAGGCCAAGGGCAAGGCGGCTGAAGGTCGAATCACCATCGCCTTTGCGATTCGTAACGGGATTTTGGAGATGGATTATCGTGATGATGGCCGGGGGCTGGATTTGCAAAAGGTGCGCAGGAAAGCTGAAGAGCTGGGTCTGGTCTCACCGCGAACGCCCCTGCGACCCGAGGATATCGCCCCCTTTATTTTCGTACCGGGATTCAGTACCAAAGGAGAAGCGAGCATGATCTCCGGTCGCGGCATCGGCATGGACGCTGTGCGCCTCCTGGTGGAAGAGAGTGGGGGGACGATTGCCCTTATCCCTGATCAGGCCGACCAGTCCGTGCAGGCGTTTCACCTGCGCGCGAGCTGGCCGATCGAGATGCTGATCAGCGAGGCTTCTTAA
- a CDS encoding polysaccharide biosynthesis/export family protein — MGCLRHYSGNDLKLAPRGRTFNAQGEYIIGLNDKVTIRVIGSNDINGEFVVSQAGNISLPLIGAVQAAGRTERDLSRILTEHYKTFLKNPSVSVGVTGYDSYKIYITGEVRKPGVYTFQEKTTLLQGIATAGGLGEFARGEIILHRGAKSGAIEKFVTDYESVLKGEDRLDGFLLERGDVINVY; from the coding sequence TTGGGTTGCCTCCGTCACTACAGTGGCAACGACCTCAAGCTGGCGCCGCGCGGACGCACATTTAACGCCCAGGGCGAATACATTATCGGGCTGAACGACAAGGTCACCATTCGCGTGATCGGCAGCAACGATATCAACGGCGAATTCGTGGTCTCGCAGGCCGGCAATATCAGCCTTCCTCTGATCGGCGCCGTCCAGGCTGCAGGCCGCACGGAACGCGACCTGTCGCGGATCCTGACCGAGCACTATAAGACCTTCTTGAAAAACCCCAGCGTCTCGGTGGGCGTGACAGGCTACGACAGCTATAAGATCTATATCACAGGTGAAGTCAGAAAGCCCGGAGTCTATACGTTCCAGGAAAAGACCACGCTGCTGCAGGGCATTGCCACAGCCGGCGGCCTGGGTGAATTCGCGCGCGGTGAAATCATTCTGCATCGCGGCGCGAAGAGCGGCGCCATCGAAAAGTTCGTCACTGATTATGAAAGCGTTTTGAAAGGCGAGGACCGGCTGGATGGTTTTCTTTTGGAACGCGGTGATGTGATCAACGTCTACTGA
- a CDS encoding O-antigen ligase family protein yields MNGRYQKPSMLPRAILILLGLALFLDIPAARAYNEHSAWTAKIGRLLFHGINEVYGIPLSFTLFEVLSYGLAGLIMIRWGTQRSRLWLILALSAFLVPLACAMGTVTGILRGNVLGLAFSQLHFVPMIPIWLVIGYYLGMQPIFLQKAVRILFWICIWRSVYALYVFLFVYGGRMGTREYLIDHASSGFLAMALGYAGFQAFTQRENLRRLWAYGAAFALMLWPYILNDRRTSFVGLMAALLLVPFILPKAIRLRLRSTFRLALAVAVVLVSYKVVFSKAPARLGQQEYGEEVVDVGNLDYRQIENYNLMIGVIERPLLGLGFGTRFPQAVPLPDISFSFELFDAIPHNTLLYLWTFAGPFGIAGLMTASCFMMLVLSRVGQLARSKRELLLAFLGLITVTQWGMYVSFDMGLLESRTSMLMGVFAGGLFPVYGRILLEQSYAKYQEHLRSGPAVQSEQPFGLPPSLQWQRPQAGAARTHI; encoded by the coding sequence ATGAATGGTCGTTACCAAAAACCTTCGATGCTGCCCCGAGCGATTCTGATATTGCTCGGTCTGGCTCTGTTTTTGGATATTCCCGCGGCACGCGCTTATAATGAGCATTCCGCATGGACGGCGAAAATCGGCAGGCTTCTGTTTCACGGGATCAATGAAGTCTATGGCATTCCCCTGTCTTTCACGCTCTTTGAAGTGCTCAGTTATGGTCTGGCCGGACTGATCATGATCCGCTGGGGCACCCAGCGTTCGCGGCTTTGGTTGATCCTGGCCCTCTCGGCTTTTCTCGTTCCCCTGGCCTGCGCCATGGGCACGGTCACCGGGATCCTGCGCGGCAACGTCCTTGGGCTCGCATTCAGTCAGCTTCATTTCGTGCCCATGATCCCCATCTGGTTGGTGATCGGTTATTATCTGGGCATGCAGCCCATCTTTCTGCAGAAGGCGGTGCGCATTCTGTTTTGGATCTGCATCTGGCGCAGCGTCTATGCCCTTTATGTGTTCCTCTTCGTCTATGGAGGGCGAATGGGAACGCGCGAATACCTTATAGATCATGCCAGTTCAGGGTTCCTGGCCATGGCTCTCGGTTATGCGGGATTTCAGGCCTTCACGCAGCGCGAGAACCTTCGCCGCCTCTGGGCCTATGGCGCGGCCTTTGCCCTGATGCTTTGGCCTTATATCCTCAATGATCGCCGCACCTCTTTCGTGGGTCTCATGGCGGCCCTTTTGTTGGTTCCTTTCATTCTGCCCAAAGCGATACGCCTGCGCCTGCGCTCCACCTTCCGCCTCGCATTGGCCGTGGCCGTCGTCCTCGTTTCCTATAAGGTGGTGTTCAGCAAAGCACCCGCCAGGCTCGGGCAGCAGGAATATGGGGAAGAAGTGGTGGATGTCGGCAACCTCGACTACCGGCAGATTGAAAACTACAACCTGATGATCGGCGTCATCGAACGGCCGCTCCTGGGACTGGGTTTTGGCACAAGGTTTCCACAGGCCGTGCCCTTGCCGGACATCTCGTTCTCTTTTGAACTCTTCGATGCGATCCCGCACAATACCTTGCTCTATCTTTGGACTTTCGCGGGACCTTTCGGTATTGCTGGTTTGATGACAGCCAGTTGCTTCATGATGCTCGTGCTGTCACGGGTCGGGCAACTGGCCCGCTCCAAGCGTGAGCTGCTGCTCGCTTTCCTGGGTTTGATCACCGTCACCCAGTGGGGCATGTATGTGAGTTTCGATATGGGTCTTCTGGAAAGCCGTACATCCATGCTGATGGGCGTCTTTGCAGGCGGTCTTTTCCCGGTCTACGGACGCATCCTTTTGGAGCAATCTTATGCGAAGTATCAGGAACATTTACGCTCTGGTCCTGCTGTGCAGTCTGAGCAGCCTTTTGGGTTGCCTCCGTCACTACAGTGGCAACGACCTCAAGCTGGCGCCGCGCGGACGCACATTTAA
- a CDS encoding glycosyltransferase family 2 protein, whose protein sequence is MNILLSVIIPTYNRARRLPVLIEALLLQTIDHGCSEVILVDDGSSDSTWSVLQSYQQKQKDGWIRILSQSNQGQAVARQYGVREARGQNLLFLDDDMEAAHPGFLQSHLVFHEKSEVPTVALGAILPPRDNPRRPAFEWFYEKSIRTMYENFEMGTVAPAGVHFFSANVSLPKELFLKVGGFNGNFRQAEDRELGLRLQYDGGARFAFVREAAAYHNSPTGRFRSFMNRARLYGHYDLAIALLYPQQPTLHPSQIFQSPSLVKRMLAKLAFRYPFVITPLSWLVLPLAWSLPLRIAVPLCSVLYCLQYVGGYKTSPLRGADPYVKSEAKDHAA, encoded by the coding sequence ATGAACATACTTCTCAGCGTTATTATTCCGACTTACAACCGAGCCCGACGCCTGCCGGTGCTGATTGAAGCCCTCCTTTTGCAGACGATCGATCACGGCTGCTCGGAAGTGATCCTGGTCGATGATGGCAGTAGCGATAGCACCTGGAGCGTGCTGCAGAGCTATCAGCAAAAACAAAAAGACGGCTGGATCCGAATCCTTTCGCAGTCCAACCAGGGCCAGGCGGTTGCAAGGCAGTACGGAGTGCGCGAGGCGCGCGGCCAGAACCTTCTGTTCCTTGACGACGATATGGAAGCGGCTCATCCCGGATTCTTGCAGAGCCACCTCGTCTTTCATGAAAAGAGCGAGGTTCCCACCGTGGCTCTGGGCGCGATCCTGCCTCCCCGGGATAATCCCCGGCGACCGGCGTTCGAATGGTTCTATGAAAAATCCATCCGCACCATGTATGAAAATTTTGAAATGGGGACGGTGGCTCCGGCCGGTGTGCATTTTTTCAGCGCGAACGTCTCACTGCCGAAGGAACTCTTCTTAAAGGTCGGCGGCTTCAATGGCAACTTCCGCCAGGCCGAGGACCGCGAACTGGGTCTGCGCCTTCAGTATGATGGCGGCGCACGCTTTGCTTTTGTCCGGGAAGCTGCCGCCTATCACAACTCCCCGACCGGCCGCTTCCGTTCCTTTATGAATCGCGCACGCCTTTATGGGCACTATGATCTGGCGATTGCGCTGCTGTATCCCCAGCAGCCCACGCTGCATCCGAGCCAGATCTTTCAGAGCCCCAGCCTTGTGAAGCGCATGCTGGCGAAACTGGCTTTTCGCTATCCCTTTGTGATTACTCCCCTGTCCTGGCTTGTCCTGCCACTGGCCTGGAGTCTTCCCCTGCGGATCGCTGTTCCGCTCTGCAGCGTCCTTTACTGCCTGCAGTATGTGGGCGGTTACAAGACCTCCCCACTCAGGGGCGCCGATCCTTACGTAAAATCGGAGGCGAAAGACCATGCCGCGTAA
- the epsC gene encoding serine O-acetyltransferase EpsC has product MPRKPVGQSLFYDVSRDIRMILAYENRPATIRNYLWIWLACDAFAVLFSFRLRKLFRRWRIPFINRLIRLWQTMFYAIELGIDIELGHGVYFVHTVGTVVGGDAKVGEGCIFFGNNTIGAARFQGSPVIGPHTVIGAGVRVLGAIQVGAYAFLGANAVVVDAIPEGKVAVGIPARVIADNELMPETRRMADLGQVI; this is encoded by the coding sequence ATGCCGCGTAAACCTGTGGGTCAGTCCCTCTTTTATGATGTGTCGCGTGATATTCGCATGATCCTGGCCTATGAAAACCGGCCGGCAACAATCAGGAATTATCTTTGGATCTGGCTGGCCTGCGATGCCTTCGCGGTGCTCTTCAGCTTCCGTCTGCGGAAACTGTTCCGGCGCTGGCGCATCCCCTTCATCAATCGTCTCATCCGCCTTTGGCAGACGATGTTCTATGCGATAGAACTCGGGATTGATATCGAGCTGGGCCATGGTGTTTATTTCGTGCACACGGTAGGCACCGTGGTCGGTGGAGATGCGAAGGTTGGCGAAGGCTGCATCTTTTTTGGCAACAACACCATAGGCGCGGCGCGTTTCCAGGGCAGCCCTGTGATTGGACCGCATACTGTGATCGGGGCCGGCGTGCGCGTGCTGGGGGCGATCCAGGTCGGAGCCTATGCTTTTCTGGGAGCCAATGCTGTGGTGGTGGATGCGATACCGGAAGGCAAGGTGGCTGTCGGCATTCCCGCTCGGGTCATTGCCGACAACGAACTGATGCCCGAGACTCGCCGCATGGCTGATCTCGGGCAGGTTATTTAA